GATCCTGATACTGAGTACGTACTACTATCCGTATTCCTTTGGTAACTGAGGTGACCATTTGCCAAAATTAGGAGTTGGAACTCATATATAAGACCAATTTTAGTGCCCAAAGTTGCTTATTGACAATTAGTAGAAGTATACTTGCTTGAATATCAGTAGTATGACCTAATTAACCTAAAGCCTTCCAGCGAGTCAAAGTTGGAGCCGGGGGACGACCTGTATACAAGGATGATGTATTCATTCTCGGTTTCATAACTGGTGCCATCCACCTTTTCTTCATCCGGAATTTCCGTTCCGGGGTAGAGAAATGCGAACCGAAAGTTATAGTAACCTTGCTTAATGTATATCCGGGTTTTGTACGCTCCTGCAGATTCATCATATTTCAACCGGTATTCAGGTTGGCATTCCCAGTTGGTGAGTTGGCCATAGATATACATATTCCCCTTTTCCGGAAAAGGCGGAGTCTGCAGGGTAATCTCTACAAAAACATAATCTGCTTCCTTTTCGGGCTGTTTAGAAAAGGCAAGATCCGGCATATAACCGCCGTTAAGGTCAGTGTATTCCAGGTAGTGGGTTTTGTTAAGTGGTTTCATTGGGAGTAAGCGGAAGTAGCTTGCGGAGGAATCCGTCATGATTTCCTCCACCCATTCGCTCTTCGAATGGATATTGTTGCAGTTAAAATAACGAAATTCTTTTCCGCCGGGGAATCGCAGGGCTTCATTCAGGCGGAAGGAAAGTTTTTTGTCGAAGTGACTGAATGGCGCAGGAGCGGCTGTTGAACGATTCCAGTTTCTGTTCTTGAGGATAACGATCTTTAATTCAGAGGTAGGGTTTACTACAGGAAGGGAACTGTAGTCCAGGTCAAAATCCAGCTCCTGTTTTTCCCATCGTGAATCCACTTCTGAACTTTGGTTCACTCCTGCGAAACACCATAGTCTGCCGGCGATTACCAGAAAGCGTTTGCTGAGTACCGGATGTTCGGGATCTCCTTCCGGGAATACCTTAACCAGGTAATTTCCGGTTTTGGTGATGCGCAAACTCGCAGAAGGAATAAATTGCTCATAGTGAATGTAGGATTGTAGGGTATTCCTCGACGGGGAGTACTGAAAGATTTGTTCATCGTAGAAACCATCTATATATTCCGATTGCAGAAGAGGCGAGGGTTGCCAGTCGTGCGTGCAATGGATCACTGTATAATAATAATCTTTGTCTTCCCCGCCCAGCAAGTCAAAACTCAGCAGTAGTCTGGCCTGAGGGTCATTCAGCTGCAACAGAGGGAAGCCGGTGGGGTCACTGAATGGGTGAAGCAGGACACTGCGAATATGCGAATCATAAGTAGCATCACTATATGTGAACGGTCTTTTACCGAAATAATCCGCGCTATCTTGTGCTGATAATCCGGCAGCAGTGAATAGTACGACCAGTGCGAAATATGTACTTTTGCTCATGCGTCTGAATGCAAATATACCCAAGGTTTGTGCCATTATTTACGCTACCTGTTTAATGAATGCATGCGGACCCCCGGATACAGGGTCAGGACTATTCGAAACGGATGGATTTTACAATGGAATGGTTTACCATGTTCTGTATCACGACACGCTTCGGCGCGACCTGGCTCAGGAAATAGACAGTATTGTCTGGTCCTATGCGGCCAGTATGTCACCTGATGACACGAACTCGGTGTTATTCAGACTGAACCACAATGATACCACGCTCATACTCACGGAAACCATGATCCGCGCCGTGCGCAATCAGAAAGTAGCGGATAGTATAACCGGCGGATATTTGCCTCTTACTACAGGTGCCCTGAAAGAGCGCTGGGGTTTGAATTACAAAAAACTGAAACCAGGATGGCGGGAGCCCTCCCCGGAGGAACTGGACTCGCTGCTGCGGGAGATGCGAAACAGAGATGTTGCCTTGTATGTGAGGGACTTTACCCCGCGGCAGGTAGGAGAGGAGCAACGGAATGCAGATCAGAAATTCTGGCTGGAAAATATCCGGTTGCGGCGATCCGCTATGATTGATCCCGAAGCATTGTGCCGGGGATTATTGACTGATCTGATTTCAGAGTATCTGGAACTGGAAGGAATTAGTGATTATTCCGTACAGGTAGACAAGGTGATCCGCACTTCCGGACGGATGAAGAACAAACCATGGAAGGTTGGATTCGAACGTCCGGAATTGTCTGACGATATATTTTATGAGAGCACCATTGAGCTGGGAGACGCTTCTGTGGCCACTTCCGGTTTTACGCGTAAAGCAGTATCAACTCCCGGCGGTGATTATCTACCGGTTATCCATCCTTTCACCGGCAAACCGGTTCCGTTTTCTTTTATTTCGTTTTCCGTTATCGCAGAGGATGCTACTTCTGCGGATCTGTATTCACATGCGCTGGCTGGTATGGGAATTGAACAGGCCATGGCCTTTGCGCAAAAGCATGGTTGGGAAATTTATATTGTTGAAAAAACGGAAAGCGGGGATTTCCGTACGCATAGTACATTGAAGAAAAGCCGTAACCGGCAATCCAAGGAATAGATTACAGGGTAATAAGGTGTTTTCTGATGTCGGAAACCTTGCGGGATATTTCCTTCAGCGAAGATTCGTTAACCTCCGTCACCGAAACTCCTTCCCCGACGCTGGATACCGTTTGATCGAAACTGGCTTTCAGGTCGTTCATCGCGTCGAAAAGATCCTTGAAGTTAGGTTCTTTCTCATAACCGGTTAGTAATTCTACCAGATTGTCCAGCAGATATTTCTGCTCGGCAATGGTATTGGCAATTACCTCGTTCGGCTTGGATTCAATGCTGCGGGTGGCAATATAAATGCATTCGATCCATGACCCGCAAAAGATGAACAGTGCGGTATTTTCCCTTTCATTCGAACTTAAAAACGTATCCATTTCCTGTTTGAGCTCAGCAACCAGAAAAGCAAGGGAATCTTTCTTGCCCACGTTATTCCGGAAGCGATGAATATAGCCTTCGGTGTTAAATGCCGTCTTAATTCCGAGCTCGTCGGAAAGGCGTTTGATGGCATCGAGGTAGGCGAGAGCATATTGGGGCTGATCATTCACCACCTGGTAAGCAAGATCCGCCGAATAGATGCCCAGATTAATGGCTTTGGTCTTATGGAGTGTATAATTAGATGCCCGTTTGGGATCATGACAGACTCCGTCGATATAAGGCAGCCCGGAGCTGTGAAAAACAGCGGCCATGGCAAGGGGGGAAGGCAGCGATTTAAAGAAGTATTTCGGATTGCGGTAACCCGTGGAATCATTGAAAGGACCTGCCTGTGCGGTACTGTCTGCGGGACTGTTGGCATTGTCTTCAGATTCTCCGGAACAGGAGGGGAAGATAAACAGGATCAGGATGACGGAAAGTAGAAGGAGATGTCTCATGATGGCAAAGATAAAACAACTATTTCTGCTTCGGCTGGTCAAAAGCAACGAGTTTCTTCCTCCATACAGGAGGCATGTTCATAGGCTGTGACTTGCGGTAGTTGTAGCAAACCAATACGGTACGGGCCTTCGCCACTTCAACTGTTTTACCTCCGCGTTCCACCTGCATACTGTATTCAAGAGTAAAACTTTTTGTTCCAAGGCCGGAACAGCGTGTCCCCACTTTCAGCGCCTCTTTTAAGTAGACCGGTGAGAGATAATCTATGGAAGAATTAGCCAGGATAATGCCTTTTTCATTCCAGTTGATATTAGACCCTACTACCTCTTCGAAGTACGAGATCCGTGCCAGCTCAAGGTAGGTGATGTGATTGGCGTTATTTACATGCCCAAGGGCGTCTATATCCTTGAACCGTATCTGGATAGGCGTGAAATGTTTGTAATCCCTCATGCCTCAAATGTATTGAAATAGCGACTACACTTGCCTTTTCATGGTAAATTCCCGTAATTTACCGGATAACATTTGTGGTATGAAAACAACATTACTCTCCCTTATTGTCCTGTCGGCTACCTTGCCGGCAATATCCGGTGGAATTAACCATAGTTCCGACCGACACGAGGTACGCTATGTTACAAACAATAAAAAGCTTCCTGATCCTGCCTACCAGCAGGTATTGAGGCTCTCGCATGCATGGGAGCAATTCCTTAAATCAGCAGGATCATGGCAGGTACTATTCAATGAAGAAAGTCAGAAACCGCACAAGGCGTACGGGGCTCCCGTGCCGGTGAGCGGTGCTACGGCTGAACTGAGAGCCAAAAGTTTTGTGAACACCTATCTCGCCGGCTATCGTATCAATTGGTCCGATCTGCGGCTTTCATCAGTTCCTGTGGGAGGAGGTTTCGAATTCGTTAATTTTTACCAGTATTATCAAGGAGTGCGTGTGCTCGACAGCCGCCTGCAGGTTAAAATGACGCCTTCCCATGAAGTGGTTGGTTTCGGGATGGACTTGTTTGACATATCGACGTTAAGCATCATCCCATCACTTTCCTCACAGGCCGCTGAAACCGCCGCAAAAACAGGGATTACTCATCAAATTAATTCTTCTTCCGTAACTCCGGACTTGTTTATCCTTCCTGTACCCGGCTATCGTAACTATTCGTATCACCTGGTGTACGAAGTAAATGTTCTGTGTAAGGACGCGGAAAATATTCCTGTTAATTACCGGACCCTGATAGATGCACACAGCGGAAAAGTCCTGTCACGTACCAATATGGTGAAACACGCCGTGTCGGCCAATACGGATGTAAACATGAGCGCAACGGTTTATACAAGTCATGTATATAATCCCAGTTCCTCTGTTCCGCTTGTGAACATGCGCATCAATGTGAACAGCAGCAACCAGTATACCGACCAAACCGGATACCTTGGTCTTACGAACACCACTCCAACTACCGCTACTTTCTACCTGGAAGGTCTTTGGTGCGACGTGAATACAAATAATACAACGCCGTCTTTTTCCGGAACATTGAATCCAGGCGTGAACAATATTTCTTTCAATTCTAACGCCAATATCCGTGAGTTATCAGGATATTATCATGTAAACATGGTGCACGATTACATGAAATCCTGGTTTCCCACATTCCCAAGTATGGACAACCCGCTAACTACGAATATAGATGTAAACGGAAGCTGCAATGCATTTTACAATGGCCCGTCCATTAACTTTTATCAGACAGATGCTACCTGTAACTGTCTTTCCCAGTGTGCCGATGTGGTTTACCATGAATACGGCCATGGCATCAGCGATAAGTTTTATCAATGGCAGAGCGCTTCATTCAATAACGGCGCAATGGGAGAAGGATACAGTGATGTCTGGGGTTGTTCCATTACTCAAAGTCCTCTTCTCGGTGTTGGTTTCTATGTTGCAAACCAGGATCCCATCCGGCGTTACGATCAGGACCTCAAACGTTACCCGGAAGATATTGTCGGAGAGGTTCATGCTGACGGAGAGATCATTGCCGGTGCATGGTGGGATGTATCCCAACTGCTGAACGTTAACTATATGAATAAACTTTTCACCGATACGCATTGGTCATTGGTAACAGGCCCTGACGGCTCGGAAGGTCAGGTTTACTATGATATTCTGGTGGAGGCGCTGCAGGCCGATGATGTTCCCAGCAACGGAGGTGACAACAACATATGTAACGGAACCCCCAATGGTATCCAAATCCTGCAGGGATTTGCCATGCATGGGATCACCCTTATTACCAACGTCAACCTGACGCATTCAGAAGTGCTCACGGCTCCTCCTGCCGCACCCATCGCGGTAAATGTGAATCTGACAAATGCGAATTATATCTGCGGAACAGCAGGCGCAGTCCTTTTCTGGAGAACGGATGATGTATCTCCCTGGAATCAGGTACTGATGACCGGAACTCCACCGGCTATGACGGGTATCATTCCTGCCCAGGCTTCGGGAACCATTGTCCGTTATTATGTAGCCGCTACGGATAACAACAATACAATTGTTGCTAATGTACTTCCGGTAGGAGCAGATGCAACATCCAATCCGAACATCCCTTATTACATATTGGTGGATTATATACGGATCGTGATTGATGATTTTGAAAATTATGATATAAACAATCCCAGCTGGTTTCCGGGTGCTACGGGTGATAATGCTACAACCGGTGTGTGGGAGTTTGCCAATCCGCCTGTTGCCTCTTATCTCACCTGGCCGGATCCGAATAGCATTGTTCAGCCGGGCACACAACACACTTCTCCAGGATCAAAATGTTTTGTGACGGAAAACACAAGCAGTTCCATGGCAGGGGCCGGAGCTGAAGATGTGGACGGAGGCCGTACAACGCTTGAATCACCTCTATATGATTTGTCTTCTTATATGAATCCGGTGGTATCTTACTGGAGATGGTATAGCAATGATCAGGGAGCTACACCGGGAACGGATTACTGGCAAACGCTGGTAAGTAACGACGGCGGTGTGAACTGGGATACCATCGAATATACGAGTGTAGCGGATCACAGTTACCGCCGGTATGCCTTCAAGTTATCCGATGTCAGTAGCCCGTCCTCGCAGGTGGTTTTCCGTTTTATTGCAGAGGATGCAGGGGCAGGATCTCTCATCGAAGCAGCGCTGGATGATCTTGAAATATGGGATCTCACCTCCAGCGGAATGGATGACAATCAGAGTATTGTTGCATTTTACGGCTATCCGAATCCAACGACTGACCAGTTTACTGTTAATTTCATGCTGGCCGGTAGCAGTCAGGTAATTCTTCAGGTTACGGATGCACTGGGAAGAATAGTGCAGGAAATCGCGGCCGGGCACTTGTCCGGCGGAAATCATCAGATTAAAATGGATATGAGTAACCTGGCTTCCGGAGTTTATACGCTGCGTCTTACATCCGGAAACTCGGTACGCACCTTGCGGGTGGCAGTGCAGTAGTTAACGAAGCATACGTACCAGGAGTTCCATGTTTTTACGGTTCTCGGGCATAGTCAGTGACCCGAGAACCTTTTCTTTTTCACGGTTGGTCAGATGCCAGGAAAGGGAAATATTATCTTCCTCGAGATTACGTAATTCAAAATCCAGCACATGCAGGCTGCTGCCGAACCAGTCCTGCATGTACATAAGCAAATCTTCGTGGTTGTAATCCTGCACCGTGAAATGATTCAGGTAAAGGGAGCCCAGAGGTTTTGACAGGCTTTGGGTCAGGCTTTTCCCCTTATTCTCCGTAACCGCCACCATCTTTTTTTTGTCGCGTACCTGAACGATGAGCACACCTGAGGTGTTCTGACGGATCCACTCCCGGAAAGTGTAAAGATACTTGAGCGTAATTTCCGTACCGTAGTTATCCCTGAGTCCGGCATCCATCAGCTCCACACAGGGTTCGGTGGGAAGGCCTGCAACCGGGAAAATATAGGGGAAGGAAGAGTTGACTCGCAGTATGCTCAGCATGCGGGCATTGCCCGGATCCTGACCAGACAGCAGCTTGGAATATTCAACTGAGTTGGGCAGTTTGTTCCATTTCATTTCTTCAGGATCGGGTACGTGGGTAAGGTAAGAGATGCCCTGGGCGGAAATAAGCAACTTTCGGCCGTCGTTAATAATAACCGGACTGAAAACCATCATGGGAATCTCTGCCTTTGCCTCAGCATCTTTGTAGTAGGAGAGGGGAACGTCCAGAATATTGGATGTGTTCTCGTTGAGCTTTTCTTCAAAAGCATATCCCCTGTCTTTCGGTTTCTTCTCTCCGTTAACCACTACGGACCGGATAGGCAGAAACCAGTCGTTGGTGGCAATGGTAAACGCCACAGGATTCAACAGATCCTTGGAGATATTATCATAATAAACGGGGTGGTTACGTGGGATGTGATTCCCTTTGTTTTCCAGATTCACGAGTTCGCGGTAATAGGCCGCGCCGATCATTCCTCCGGAAGAACCTGCAATTAATGTGGTATGACGTGTGAATTTTCCTTTCGTAAGGCTATCTGCTACCTGCATGAGATAGGTGGTCCATAAAGTAGAACGGATACCACCTCCACTGGTGTTGAAGATCACCATTAAGGGTTTCAGGCTGGTATCTCCGCCGGTCACCCTTGCTTTCCAACTTTGCAAAATGGAAAGAGTGTTGCTTCTGTCCGTTTCAAGACTTTCCTTGTCGGTGCCAAGCCGCATCAGTGTTTCATTGTCGTACTGCGCTTTCTGAGCATAATTCAGGCCGTAGATCTCATTCGTACTGTTGAACCACTTGAGTGTAAACATAAAATTGAACAGAAGAAATAATCCCACCATAACAAAGTTTGCCCAACCCCTGAAGAGCGCATACATGGCACCGATTACCATCAGCAACATGGTGAAGAGAAGTAAAATCGAACTTCCGGCAGGTATGGCAAGTACCGGAACTTGATCCAGCCATCCCAGTACGAAAAGCGACACCAGGGCAATACTCACGAATAAAAAGGCGTTTTTATGATTTTGGTGGAAAACCTGGCGCAGGATGCTGCGTTTGTAATGTTTAACGGGGCGTACCAGTTTCCAACGGAAGGGTCCGGACATATACGTTTCCACATACCAGTCGCGAGATTCAGTGATGAGATTGGGATTCCGGACGCCCATTTCTTTGAAGGCCTTCAGTTTTCGTGCAGACGGGACCGGGATGTCTTTGTCATGACGGATACCGAAGAGTTTGTTAATGTCCTTGTTGGTGCGAAAGAAATACAGAAAGGAGCACCCGATGAACAATGCGGCACCCGTGAGGAAGCTCCCGGCAGCGCTCAGAGAATCTCCCCAGCCAATCAGTTCATCGCGGTGCAGAAAAAGAACGATACGTGTAATATAAATAGCGAGAAAGGTGGTGGGAAGAATAAAATTATTCAGACAGTATTTCCAGAAGGGATGGCGTAGGGTTGCAAGGAAAGGAAAGCGGAAAGCATTCATTACGTAGCTGGAAATATTGTAAGCCATGATGAATCCACCGCATGCAAATCCCATGATGAAGTAAGCGAGCATACCGCTTTCTTCGAGGTATTCAGGGTTAAGGAACAAATAGGGTACACCGTATCGTGTACCAAGATGTCCGGTGATGAAGCCGAAAAGAACGGACCAGATAACGAGAAAAACCAGGTTTTTCTTGAAGTTGAGAAGTACCAGACGGAACGGAAATGAGAAAAGCAGCGCCCTTATTACGGGGTGCTTCAGTAAAGCCATACGAAGGCTCCGGATCATATTCCTGCTAACGAAATCTGCACTAAAAGGTTATAGCTTTTCACTGACGATTCTCAGAATTTCATTCTCCTTTTCCTGAACCTTCAGTGCCATTTCGTTCCCTCTTTTCAGAAGATCCGACGCAAAGGCCTTGTCATTCAAGCTTTTCAGATTGATCCGTACATTCATCCACGCTCCCAGCACGGCGGCTCTGGCACAAAGGGCACCCACCGCTGCGTCGGTTATGGAGTTTGGATTTCCCTTTTCAACCATCGTTTTGATCAAATCCAGTGAGGCAATAGCAGCTTCCATGGTACGGAAGGGAACCAGTGTAGCATGCTTTGTTGCTTCCTGTATAACCGCCGAACGTAGCTTCTTTTCTTCGTCGGTACCCTTTGGCAGTGAAAAAGCACTCATAATCTCTTTGAATGAATCAGTGTCTTCATCTACCAGGGAAATTAAACGTTCCTTGATTTCCTGGCCCCTGACCGCCCAATCGGAAAATTCCTCCCAACGATCATCCCACCCGGCTTTATGCGAAGAGAGATTAGCAACCATTGTTCCCAGTGCGGCACCCAGCGCCCCGATATATGCCGCCGATGATCCGCCTCCGGGTGCAGGAGTTTCAGCCGCCGTGGCATCTGCGAAGTCTACCAGACTCATCGAGGCAAGTTTTTGATTACTTCCTTCTGCTAAACGATACTCGATGATGCGCTCCACAGGGTTGAAAGGACCTAACTCATCCAACCCAAGGGATTTAACCGCAATCTTAATGATTTCCCTTTCCGGGATACCCAGAGATCTTCTTTGCTTCTTTAAAAAATATTTTCCTGCATCCAGCATAGCTTTCAGGGGAATAAGCCCCACGAGCTCACTTCCCGTTACGCGCAGGCCGCGCTCTGTTGCCCGTTTGCAAACCTCATC
This is a stretch of genomic DNA from Bacteroidia bacterium. It encodes these proteins:
- a CDS encoding T9SS type A sorting domain-containing protein, yielding MKTTLLSLIVLSATLPAISGGINHSSDRHEVRYVTNNKKLPDPAYQQVLRLSHAWEQFLKSAGSWQVLFNEESQKPHKAYGAPVPVSGATAELRAKSFVNTYLAGYRINWSDLRLSSVPVGGGFEFVNFYQYYQGVRVLDSRLQVKMTPSHEVVGFGMDLFDISTLSIIPSLSSQAAETAAKTGITHQINSSSVTPDLFILPVPGYRNYSYHLVYEVNVLCKDAENIPVNYRTLIDAHSGKVLSRTNMVKHAVSANTDVNMSATVYTSHVYNPSSSVPLVNMRINVNSSNQYTDQTGYLGLTNTTPTTATFYLEGLWCDVNTNNTTPSFSGTLNPGVNNISFNSNANIRELSGYYHVNMVHDYMKSWFPTFPSMDNPLTTNIDVNGSCNAFYNGPSINFYQTDATCNCLSQCADVVYHEYGHGISDKFYQWQSASFNNGAMGEGYSDVWGCSITQSPLLGVGFYVANQDPIRRYDQDLKRYPEDIVGEVHADGEIIAGAWWDVSQLLNVNYMNKLFTDTHWSLVTGPDGSEGQVYYDILVEALQADDVPSNGGDNNICNGTPNGIQILQGFAMHGITLITNVNLTHSEVLTAPPAAPIAVNVNLTNANYICGTAGAVLFWRTDDVSPWNQVLMTGTPPAMTGIIPAQASGTIVRYYVAATDNNNTIVANVLPVGADATSNPNIPYYILVDYIRIVIDDFENYDINNPSWFPGATGDNATTGVWEFANPPVASYLTWPDPNSIVQPGTQHTSPGSKCFVTENTSSSMAGAGAEDVDGGRTTLESPLYDLSSYMNPVVSYWRWYSNDQGATPGTDYWQTLVSNDGGVNWDTIEYTSVADHSYRRYAFKLSDVSSPSSQVVFRFIAEDAGAGSLIEAALDDLEIWDLTSSGMDDNQSIVAFYGYPNPTTDQFTVNFMLAGSSQVILQVTDALGRIVQEIAAGHLSGGNHQIKMDMSNLASGVYTLRLTSGNSVRTLRVAVQ
- the ftcD gene encoding glutamate formimidoyltransferase; amino-acid sequence: MAKPMKQLIECVPNFSEGRDINVIRQITDAIESVEGVKLLGVDPGKATHRTVVTFVGEPEPVKEAAFRAIKKAGELIDMSKHKGEHPRMGATDVCPFIPVSNISMEDTAVHARALAERVGKELQIPVYLYEAAQADKSRNNLSVIRAGEYEGFFKKIKLPEWKPDFGPSEMDPRRGATVIGARDFLIAYNINLNTTSTRRANAVAFDVREAGRSKKNEKGEIVKDKAGQPVIIPGSLKCVKAIGWYIEEYGVAQISMNLTNIHVTPVHVAFDEVCKRATERGLRVTGSELVGLIPLKAMLDAGKYFLKKQRRSLGIPEREIIKIAVKSLGLDELGPFNPVERIIEYRLAEGSNQKLASMSLVDFADATAAETPAPGGGSSAAYIGALGAALGTMVANLSSHKAGWDDRWEEFSDWAVRGQEIKERLISLVDEDTDSFKEIMSAFSLPKGTDEEKKLRSAVIQEATKHATLVPFRTMEAAIASLDLIKTMVEKGNPNSITDAAVGALCARAAVLGAWMNVRINLKSLNDKAFASDLLKRGNEMALKVQEKENEILRIVSEKL
- a CDS encoding acyl-CoA thioesterase, producing MRDYKHFTPIQIRFKDIDALGHVNNANHITYLELARISYFEEVVGSNINWNEKGIILANSSIDYLSPVYLKEALKVGTRCSGLGTKSFTLEYSMQVERGGKTVEVAKARTVLVCYNYRKSQPMNMPPVWRKKLVAFDQPKQK
- a CDS encoding FAD:protein FMN transferase, with the translated sequence MRLNANIPKVCAIIYATCLMNACGPPDTGSGLFETDGFYNGMVYHVLYHDTLRRDLAQEIDSIVWSYAASMSPDDTNSVLFRLNHNDTTLILTETMIRAVRNQKVADSITGGYLPLTTGALKERWGLNYKKLKPGWREPSPEELDSLLREMRNRDVALYVRDFTPRQVGEEQRNADQKFWLENIRLRRSAMIDPEALCRGLLTDLISEYLELEGISDYSVQVDKVIRTSGRMKNKPWKVGFERPELSDDIFYESTIELGDASVATSGFTRKAVSTPGGDYLPVIHPFTGKPVPFSFISFSVIAEDATSADLYSHALAGMGIEQAMAFAQKHGWEIYIVEKTESGDFRTHSTLKKSRNRQSKE
- a CDS encoding DUF5103 domain-containing protein, translated to MSKSTYFALVVLFTAAGLSAQDSADYFGKRPFTYSDATYDSHIRSVLLHPFSDPTGFPLLQLNDPQARLLLSFDLLGGEDKDYYYTVIHCTHDWQPSPLLQSEYIDGFYDEQIFQYSPSRNTLQSYIHYEQFIPSASLRITKTGNYLVKVFPEGDPEHPVLSKRFLVIAGRLWCFAGVNQSSEVDSRWEKQELDFDLDYSSLPVVNPTSELKIVILKNRNWNRSTAAPAPFSHFDKKLSFRLNEALRFPGGKEFRYFNCNNIHSKSEWVEEIMTDSSASYFRLLPMKPLNKTHYLEYTDLNGGYMPDLAFSKQPEKEADYVFVEITLQTPPFPEKGNMYIYGQLTNWECQPEYRLKYDESAGAYKTRIYIKQGYYNFRFAFLYPGTEIPDEEKVDGTSYETENEYIILVYRSSPGSNFDSLEGFRLIRSYY